A window from Halomicrobium urmianum encodes these proteins:
- a CDS encoding metal-dependent hydrolase, with the protein MVDVVGHLGMALVWLAPAWFFVAEARTAVTFVGAGVWFGMLPDLDLYLRGIFPTVQHHGVLHTVLAVSLVAAVAGPILGWILKRTLDDSRWFSERAENDAFALGFLAVWIPGLAHVFADMLSAPDIAQAVEPFWPLYRQSLGIDVVWYNNPWFNWGLLIAGLALNLALYWQYSRTASPVPAGQ; encoded by the coding sequence ATGGTCGACGTCGTCGGACACCTCGGCATGGCGCTCGTGTGGCTCGCCCCCGCGTGGTTCTTCGTCGCGGAGGCCAGGACCGCGGTGACGTTCGTCGGCGCGGGCGTCTGGTTCGGGATGCTCCCCGACCTGGACCTCTACCTGCGGGGGATCTTCCCGACGGTACAGCACCACGGCGTGCTCCACACCGTCCTCGCCGTGTCTCTGGTCGCCGCCGTCGCGGGCCCGATACTCGGATGGATCCTGAAGCGGACGCTGGACGACAGCCGCTGGTTCTCGGAGCGCGCGGAGAACGACGCGTTCGCGCTCGGCTTCCTGGCCGTCTGGATCCCCGGGCTCGCGCACGTCTTCGCTGACATGCTGTCGGCCCCGGACATCGCCCAGGCGGTCGAGCCGTTCTGGCCGCTCTACCGGCAGTCGCTCGGCATCGACGTCGTCTGGTACAACAACCCCTGGTTCAACTGGGGACTGCTGATCGCTGGCCTCGCGCTCAACCTCGCCCTGTACTGGCAGTACTCGCGGACCGCGTCGCCGGTGCCCGCCGGCCAGTAG